A region from the Aeromicrobium choanae genome encodes:
- a CDS encoding branched-chain amino acid aminotransferase: MTTPAFTPRIETSPNARSSAERAGILADPGFGNHFTDHMFLTEWTPEQDWHDPRVVPYGPLSLDPATAVLHYAQEIFEGLKAYAHADDSVWLFRPEANAARMQRSAARLALPQLPIEWFTGSVKALIEADRAWVPTGEERSLYLRPFMFASEVFLGVRPSQHVTYSVIASPAGAYFAEGVKPVDIWLSSEYSRAGAGGTGAAKCGGNYAASLLPQQEAASHGCAQVAFLDSVEHRWVEELGGMNLYFVHSDGSIVTPELSGSILEGITRDSILTIAQDLGHDVIERKVSIDDWRDGVADGTITEVFACGTAAVVTPVGKLKWDGGEVVSAEGEPGKVTADIRGALVDIQYGRAEDRHGWMTRAV, encoded by the coding sequence ATGACCACCCCCGCGTTCACCCCCCGGATCGAGACCAGTCCGAACGCGCGCAGCTCCGCCGAGCGCGCCGGGATCCTCGCCGATCCCGGCTTCGGCAACCACTTCACCGACCACATGTTCCTGACCGAGTGGACTCCCGAGCAGGACTGGCACGACCCCCGCGTCGTGCCGTACGGCCCGCTGTCCCTCGACCCGGCCACCGCGGTCCTGCACTACGCGCAGGAGATCTTCGAGGGGCTCAAGGCCTACGCCCACGCCGACGACTCGGTGTGGCTGTTCCGTCCCGAGGCGAACGCGGCGCGCATGCAGCGGTCCGCCGCGAGGCTGGCGCTGCCGCAGCTGCCGATCGAGTGGTTCACCGGCTCGGTGAAGGCGCTCATCGAGGCCGACCGCGCGTGGGTGCCCACGGGTGAGGAGCGCAGCCTCTACCTGCGGCCCTTCATGTTCGCGTCCGAGGTCTTCCTCGGTGTCCGGCCCAGCCAGCACGTCACCTACTCGGTGATCGCGTCGCCGGCCGGGGCGTACTTCGCCGAGGGCGTGAAGCCGGTCGACATCTGGCTGTCCAGCGAGTACAGCCGCGCGGGCGCCGGTGGCACGGGTGCTGCCAAGTGCGGTGGGAACTACGCCGCGAGCCTGCTGCCCCAGCAGGAGGCGGCCTCGCACGGGTGCGCGCAGGTCGCGTTCCTGGACTCGGTGGAGCACCGGTGGGTGGAGGAGCTCGGTGGCATGAACCTCTACTTCGTCCACTCCGACGGGTCGATCGTCACGCCCGAGCTGAGCGGCTCGATCCTCGAGGGGATCACCCGCGACTCGATCCTCACCATCGCGCAGGACCTCGGCCACGACGTGATCGAGCGCAAGGTCTCGATCGACGACTGGCGCGACGGCGTGGCCGACGGCACGATCACCGAGGTCTTCGCGTGTGGCACGGCCGCCGTCGTGACCCCGGTCGGGAAGCTCAAGTGGGACGGTGGTGAGGTCGTCAGCGCCGAGGGCGAGCCGGGCAAGGTGACCGCCGACATCCGCGGAGCTCTCGTCGACATCCAGTACGGCCGCGCCGAGGACCGCCACGGCTGGATGACCCGCGCGGTCTGA
- a CDS encoding LemA family protein: protein MLIWIIVAIVVAVALFGVVAFNRLRTADIGAQEALGGIDVQLTRRADLIPNLVSTVKGYAAHERGVFEEVTAARAGVQQAAGSGSVEQRATAEVRLERALVDVMAVAEAYPDLKASANFQQLQSELSDTENKLSFARQYYNDAVRALNELVRTIPWMFFSGLAGVKERTFYDAPAGQETPPTVQF, encoded by the coding sequence GTGCTGATCTGGATCATCGTCGCGATCGTCGTCGCCGTCGCGCTGTTCGGGGTCGTCGCCTTCAACCGCCTGCGCACGGCCGACATCGGCGCGCAGGAGGCCCTCGGCGGCATCGACGTGCAGCTGACCCGTCGCGCCGACCTCATCCCGAACCTGGTCAGCACGGTCAAGGGCTACGCGGCCCATGAGCGCGGCGTCTTCGAGGAGGTCACCGCGGCCCGCGCCGGCGTGCAGCAGGCCGCCGGCTCCGGCTCGGTGGAGCAGCGCGCCACGGCCGAGGTGCGGCTCGAGCGCGCACTCGTGGACGTCATGGCCGTGGCCGAGGCGTACCCCGACCTCAAGGCCTCGGCGAACTTCCAGCAGCTCCAGTCCGAGCTGAGCGACACCGAGAACAAGCTGTCGTTCGCCCGCCAGTACTACAACGACGCGGTCCGCGCGCTCAACGAGCTGGTCCGCACGATCCCCTGGATGTTCTTCTCCGGCCTCGCCGGCGTCAAGGAGCGCACCTTCTACGACGCCCCGGCCGGCCAGGAGACCCCGCCGACCGTGCAGTTCTGA